Proteins encoded by one window of Anopheles maculipalpis chromosome 2RL, idAnoMacuDA_375_x, whole genome shotgun sequence:
- the LOC126567861 gene encoding interaptin, with protein MLKMSFSKAKLKRFNDVPAVSSPSAFAEPKEKELPKKSSKKEDKIKIGGSMDAESIKTTKSALSLFRTPSLPRRLKFKHISDLTPKKASSKEEKANRLATTLETAEKPSDAPSKVPPIVQLYNKIDVNKEALGKAREENEQLKAKMVELRAEHQRAELERMSVLAEKENQIVLLERELTSISKADELLQHIAEGCLEKVKEYEREIRDLHQNYERQLGDMHDSKTELEIRYDELLVVHKMLQNDYDVIEGENHFLNEEMVALREILEAHDMELQKKTDEIKLMEDGLNELVIEGRDLKEQVKYLKAQAEEDMLRYVEEGRNTIREIDQLRQENARLLTLLAEKGAIVAGMQEELNERQFEMDDMRNDIRNEFNQELSAVCKKHEAQIATMTELNEMKIKECESIFVLEKSKLVKEHSDRIKRLEKEHQREIERIGEQAEEKIRIADIQNEERVKALELSIQSSISAALASEKMHWQKELDKCQKIAETEIMQSEFEKRDLRTLWEASNEVIKDNENKIAELERRLHVELEPGAKSRDELETEVRDMSLECSRLKTEKYNYQLTLNNTRSTVNILMERLKKSDGDVELLKAELEQVLRSKTEIETANNKLREEVTEYQRVLGALHASSSLLEKEMREKNEVFEKLMSSEEDAILTVSQIGKLFNERMEQSMGRYLEMYEELKKKYDAREAYIQDLKALLDEFANGIELARIELDTKDKKIFELENENKNIKLENMTIRFRCEQFEKYNQGESRVPQPSPELQICSSHHSEMEEDERLVPNFLIENIINQLEQDGMSDKDPLGTIQEIIEGSTEHPNGTEIIDKLKETEEKLRIVEEFAKETSDKYTELLENQNNRQKMKNLECNKDQQQLKAKIAKLQELNKKQENTIQTLQQQLSTFDSPQKMNGSVKYLSATASPKTPKKLIVSPFPGKENRSPAQVGVFSPRSNVLRARNN; from the exons ATGTTGAAAATGTCGTTCTCGAAGGCGAAGCTGAAGAGATTCAACGATGTGCCAG CCGTTTCATCTCCTTCAGCGTTCGCTGAACCGAAGGAGAAGGAACTCCCCAAAAAGTCCTCCAAAAAGGAGGACAAAATCAAGATCGGTGGCAGTATGGATGCGGAGTCGATCAAAACGACCAAAAGCGCCCTAAGCCTGTTCCGGACACCGTCGCTTCCGCGTCGCCTTAAGTTTAAGCACATCTCCGACCTAACGCCCAAGAAAGCTTCCTCGAAGGAGGAGAAAGCGAACCGCCTCGCAACAACGCTTGAAACGGCGGAGAAGCCATCGGATGCGCCCAGCAAGGTACCACCGATCGTGCAGCTCTACAACAAGATCGACGTGAACAAAGAAGCGCTGGGAAAGGCGCGGGAAGAAAATGAACAGCTTAAGGCAAAGATGGTCGAGCTGCGGGCCGAACATCAGCGTGCGGAACTCGAGCGGATGAGCGTGCTGGCGGAGAAGGAGAATCAGATTGTGCTGCTGGAGCGTGAGCTGACCAGCATCAGCAAGGCGGACGAACTGTTGCAGCACATTGCGGAGGGATGTCTGGAGAAGGTGAAGGAGTACGAGCGGGAGATTCGCGACCTGCACCAAAACTATGAACGTCAGCTGGGCGACATGCACGACTCCAAGACGGAGCTGGAGATCCGGTACGATGAGCTGCTCGTGGTGCACAAGATGCTGCAGAACGATTACGATGTGATCGAGGGTGAGAATCACTTCCTGAACGAAGAGATGGTTGCACTGCGCGAGATCCTCGAGGCGCACGATATGGAGCTGCAGAAGAAAACGGACGAGATCAAGCTGATGGAGGACGGGTTGAATGAGCTCGTGATCGAGGGCCGTGATCTGAAGGAGCAGGTGAAGTATCTGAAGGCACAGGCCGAGGAGGATATGCTGCGGTACGTGGAGGAGGGTCGTAACACGATCCGAGAGATTGATCAGCTGAGGCAGGAGAATGCCCgtctgctgacgctgctggcGGAGAAGGGTGCGATTGTGGCGGGTATGCAGGAGGAGCTTAACGAGCGTCAGTTCGAGATGGACGACATGCGGAACGATATTCGGAACGAGTTTAACCAGGAGCTGAGCGCGGTATGCAAAAAGCATGAGGCCCAGATCGCCACCATGACGGAGCTGAACGAGATGAAGATCAAGGAGTGTGAGTCGATCTTTGTGCTGGAAAAGTCGAAACTGGTGAAGGAACATTCCGATCGGATTAAGCGGCTGGAGAAGGAGCATCAGCGTGAGATCGAACGGATCGGTGAGCAGGCGGAGGAAAAGATCCGCATTGCGGACATCCAGAACGAGGAGCGTGTGAAGGCGCTGGAACTTTCGATTCAGAGTTCGATTTCGGCCGCACTTGCCAGTGAGAAGATGCACTGGCAGAAGGAGCTGGACAAGTGTCAGAAGATTGCCGAAACGGAAATCATGCAGAGTGAGTTCGAGAAGCGTGATCTGCGCACACTCTGGGAGGCTTCGAACGAGGTGATCAAGGACAATGAGAACAAGATCGCTGAGCTGGAGCGTCGACTGCACGTGGAGTTGGAACCGGGTGCAAAGTCTCGCGATGAGCTGGAGACGGAAGTGCGCGATATGTCGCTTGAATGTTCGCGGCTCAAGACGGAAAAGTACAACTATCAGCTGACACTGAACAATACTCGCTCCACGGTCAATATCTTGATGGAGCGACTGAAGAAATCGGATGGAGATGTGGAGTTGTTAAAGGCGGAGCTGGAGCAAGTTTtgcggagtaagacggagattGAAACGGCCAACAATAAGCTGCGCGAGGAGGTGACTGAGTATCAGCGTGTGCTTGGTGCGCTGCATGCTTCGTCCAGCTTGCTGGAGAAGGAAATGCGCGAAAAGAACGAAGTGTTTGAGAAGTTGATGAGCTCGGAAGAGGACGCCATACTGACGGTGTCGCAGATTGGGAAACTGTTTAACGAGCGTATGGAGCAGAGCATGGGCCGCTATCTGGAGATGTACGAGGAGTTGAAGAAGAAGTACGATGCGCGGGAAGCATACATCCAGGATCTGAAGGCACTGTTGGACGAGTTCGCCAACGGCATCGAACTTGCACGCATCGAGCTGGATACGAAGGATAAGAAGATTTTCGAGCTGGAAaatgagaacaaaaatatcaagCTGGAAAACATGACCATACGGTTTCGGTGTGAACAGTTCGAGAAGTACAATCAGGGCGAAAGCCGAGTGCCACAGCCATCGCCGGAGTTGCAGATATGCAGCAGTCATCACAGCGAGATGGAAGAGGATGAACGGTTGGTACCGAACTTTTTGATcgaaaacatcatcaaccaGCTGGAGCAGGATGGGATGTCGGATAAGGACCCTCTAGGTACGATTCAGGAGATTATCGAAGGTAGCACCGAGCATCCGAATGGGACAGAAATTATCGATAAG CTAAAGGAAACGGAAGAAAAGCTTCGCATTGTGGAAGAATTTGCCAAAGAAACGTCGGATAAATATACGGAACTGCTGGAGAATCAAAACAATCGGCAAAAGATGAAGAACCTGGAATGCAATAAGGATCAGCAGCAGCTTAAAGCG aaaattGCCAAATTGCAAGAGCTCaacaagaagcaggaaaacacAATCCAAACGCTACAGCAGCAGCTCTCCACCTTCGATTCGCCCCAGAAGATGAACGGTTCGGTGAAATACCTATCAGCAACGGCCAGTCCAAAGACGCCAAAGAAGCTGATCGTTTCACCGTTCCCCGGCAAGGAGAATCGCTCGCCGGCACAGGTCGGTGTGTTCAGCCCACGGTCGAACGTGCTGAGGGCGCGAAACAACTAG
- the LOC126568450 gene encoding exosome complex component RRP41: MELLSDQGLRLDGRRANELRQIKCKMGVFSQPDGSAYVEQGNTKVLAAVYGPHQAASKKANFEEVIVNCQYSMATFSTGERKKRPRGDRKSQEMTIHLKQALSASIKMELYPRSQIDVYIEVLQADGGNYCASVNAATLALVDAGICLKEYVCACTASLANGNVPLMDVSHLEETSGGPTLTVASLPSSGKIAFMEMSQRFHLDHLPKVLETALKGCREVQNVIDRTVREHVTYLGRAGGWGHVSK; the protein is encoded by the coding sequence ATGGAACTGCTCTCCGATCAGGGCCTTCGATTGGATGGACGCCGAGCGAACGAACTGCGCCAAATAAAGTGCAAAATGGGAGTGTTTAGCCAACCGGACGGTAGTGCATACGTCGAGCAGGGCAACACGAAGGTCCTGGCTGCGGTGTACGGTCCCCATCAGGCTGCCTCGAAGAAGGCTAACTTTGAGGAGGTTATCGTGAATTGCCAGTACAGTATGGCAACGTTTTCTACCGGCGAACGGAAGAAAAGGCCCCGAGGCGATAGGAAATCACAGGAAATGACGATCCACCTGAAGCAAGCGCTGAGTGCATCGATCAAAATGGAGCTTTACCCACGGTCACAGATCGATGTGTATATTGAGGTGCTGCAGGCAGACGGTGGGAACTATTGTGCATCGGTGAATGCGGCCACACTGGCGTTGGTTGATGCGGGCATATGTTTGAAGGAGTACGTGTGTGCTTGTACGGCATCGCTCGCCAATGGCAATGTGCCGCTGATGGATGTGTCCCATCTGGAGGAAACGAGTGGTGGACCTACGCTAACGGTTGCATCGTTGCCGAGCAGTGGAAAAATTGCTTTCATGGAAATGTCCCAACGGTTTCATCTAGATCATCTGCCGAAGGTGCTTGAGACGGCGCTGAAAGGATGCCGGGAGGTACAGAACGTTATCGATCGGACGGTTCGGGAGCATGTTACGTACCTGGGCCGGGCAGGCGGATGGGGCCATGTTAGTAAATAA
- the LOC126568249 gene encoding peptide chain release factor 1-like, mitochondrial, with protein MIFTRLSRIVQAGGSKLTAPFKCYQPRTIPVPRNFNRPASNMNGTALFQISDDRIQKYLERLRLEYYALKVQEQRTRKDIQRMLLLSNVVEMYEQRKIIVDNLHSLKELKDDKDDEMVQLLKEEREAYGSILMRLDSEILNGILSMDDEEDYGSLIMEVTAGVGGQEAMLFARELFDMYCGYVEYKGWEVEMLQTEDTDIGGTRHATTIITGQDAYRYLKHEGGVHRVQRIPATEKSGRIHTSTVTVSIIPRPDDFQVDLKDKDLKIETKRASGAGGQHVNTTDSAVRIVHIPTGIAVECQTERSQQKNREIAKEKLIAKLTQIELEARFSSTQALKKSQVGQSLRNEKIRTYNYNQDRITDHRIEGGTAHNLKGFLEGGEQLDELIEKLQRSQRQKQLMEIINREC; from the coding sequence ATGATTTTCACACGTTTATCACGAATCGTGCAAGCTGGAGGAAGTAAGTTAACCGCTCCGTTCAAATGTTACCAACCTCGAACGATCCCTGTGCCGAGGAATTTTAACCGGCCGGCTAGTAACATGAACGGAACAGCACTGTTTCAAATCTCGGACGATAGGATACAGAAGTATCTAGAACGGTTACGGCTGGAATATTACGCTCTGAAGGTACAGGAGCAACGCACCAGGAAGGATATTCAACGCATGCTGCTGCTTTCGAACGTGGTGGAGATGTACGAACAGCGTAAGATAATAGTGGACAATCTACACTCGCTCAAGGAACTGAAGGACGATAAGGACGATGAGATGGTGCAGCTGCTAAAGGAGGAACGTGAAGCGTACGGAAGTATTCTGATGCGGCTAGATAGCGAAATACTGAACGGTATTTTGTCGATGGATGATGAGGAAGATTATGGATCGCTTATAATGGAAGTTACGGCGGGTGTCGGTGGCCAGGAAGCGATGCTGTTTGCCCGCGAACTGTTCGACATGTACTGCGGGTACGTGGAGTACAAAGGATGGGAGGTGGAAATGCTCCAGACGGAAGATACGGACATCGGGGGCACGAGACATGCGACTACAATCATTACCGGACAGGATGCCTATCGCTACCTGAAGCATGAAGGAGGCGTTCATCGGGTGCAACGTATCCCGGCAACGGAGAAATCGGGTCGCATACATACTAGCACCGTCACAGTGTCCATCATACCCCGGCCGGATGATTTTCAGGTCGATCTGAAGGATAAAGACTTGAAGATAGAGACGAAACGTGCTAGCGGAGCTGGAGGACAGCACGTCAACACGACCGATAGTGCCGTGCGCATCGTGCACATCCCAACCGGAATAGCCGTTGAGTGTCAAACCGAACGATCGCAGCAGAAAAATCGAGAAATTGCTAAGGAAAAGCTGATCGCTAAGCTTACGCAAATCGAGCTGGAAGCACGTTTTAGCAGTACACAAGCGCTCAAAAAATCACAAGTCGGTCAAAGTTTGAGGAATGAGAAGATTCGCACGTACAACTACAACCAGGATCGCATTACGGACCACCGTATAGAGGGTGGAACCGCACACAATTTGAAGGGTTTTCTGGAAGGTGGCGAACAGCTAGATGAGCTGATTGAAAAACTACAACGGTCGCAACGCCAGAAGCAGCTTATGGAAATTATTAATCGAGAATGTTAG
- the LOC126568152 gene encoding ATP synthase subunit beta, mitochondrial translates to MFSSMKTLMSAAIRADQIMARSYAAKAAAKAAAGAQGKVVAVIGAVVDVQFDEQLPPILNALEVQGRSARLVLEVAQHLGENTVRTIAMDGTEGLVRGQRVLDTGSPIRIPVGAETLGRIINVIGEPIDERGPIDTNLSAPIHAEAPEFIEMSVEQEILVTGIKVVDLLAPYAKGGKIGLFGGAGVGKTVLIMELINNVAKAHGGYSVFAGVGERTREGNDLYNEMIEGGVISLKDKSSKVALVYGQMNEPPGARARVALTGLTVAEYFRDQEGQDVLLFIDNIFRFTQAGSEVSALLGRIPSAVGYQPTLATDMGSMQERITTTKKGSITSVQAIYVPADDLTDPAPATTFAHLDATTVLSRAIAELGIYPAVDPLDSTSRIMDPNIIGAEHYNIARGVQKILQDYKSLQDIIAILGMDELSEEDKLTVARARKIQRFLSQPFQVAEVFTGHAGKLVPLEETIKGFTKILNGELDHLPEVAFYMVGPIEEVVEKAERLAKEAA, encoded by the coding sequence ATGTTTTCCTCGATGAAAACGCTCATGTCCGCGGCGATCCGGGCCGACCAGATTATGGCCCGGTCGTACGCGGCCAAGGCAGCGGCAAAGGCTGCCGCCGGTGCACAGGGCAAGGTTGTGGCCGTCATCGGTGCCGTCGTGGATGTGCAGTTTGACGAGCAGCTGCCCCCGATTCTGAACGCGCTGGAGGTGCAGGGCCGTAGCGCCCGACTGGTGCTGGAGGTTGCGCAACATCTGGGTGAGAATACCGTGCGCACGATTGCCATGGACGGTACCGAAGGTTTGGTGCGTGGCCAGCGTGTCCTCGACACTGGCTCGCCCATCCGTATTCCGGTCGGCGCGGAAACGCTCGGACGCATCATCAACGTGATCGGGGAACCGATCGATGAGCGTGGTCCGATCGACACCAACCTGTCCGCCCCGATTCACGCCGAAGCGCCCGAGTTCATCGAGATGAGCGTAGAGCAGGAGATTCTGGTGACGGGCATTAAGGTGGTGGATCTGCTGGCCCCGTACGCCAAGGGTGGTAAGATCGGTCTGTTTGGTGGTGCCGGTGTCGGCAAGACTGTACTGATTATGGAGCTGATCAACAACGTCGCGAAGGCGCACGGTGGTTACTCCGTGTTTGCCGGTGTCGGTGAGCGTACCCGCGAGGGTAACGATCTGTACAATGAGATGATTGAGGGTGGTGTCATCTCGCTGAAGGACAAGTCGTCCAAGGTCGCGCTGGTGTACGGTCAGATGAATGAGCCGCCCGGCGCCCGTGCCCGTGTCGCCCTTACCGGACTGACCGTGGCCGAGTACTTCCGTGACCAGGAGGGACAGGATGTGCTGCTGTTCATTGACAACATTTTCCGCTTCACCCAGGCCGGTTCGGAGGTGTCTGCCCTGCTGGGTCGTATCCCGTCCGCTGTCGGTTACCAGCCAACGTTGGCCACGGACATGGGTAGCATGCAGGAGCGCATTACCACGACGAAGAAGGGTTCGATTACGTCGGTACAGGCCATCTACGTGCCGGCTGACGATTTGACCGATCCGGCTCCGGCCACCACCTTCGCTCACTTGGACGCCACCACTGTGCTGTCGCGTGCCATCGCCGAGCTGGGCATCTATCCGGCTGTGGATCCGCTCGATTCGACCTCGCGTATCATGGACCCGAACATTATCGGCGCGGAGCACTACAACATTGCTCGTGGTGTGCAGAAGATTCTGCAGGATTACAAATCGCTGCAGGATATCATTGCCATCCTGGGTATGGATGAGTTGTCCGAGGAGGACAAGCTGACTGTGGCACGTGCCCGCAAGATCCAGCGTTTCCTGTCGCAACCCTTCCAGGTGGCTGAGGTGTTCACTGGCCATGCCGGTAAGCTGGTACCGCTCGAGGAAACCATCAAGGGCTTCACCAAGATTCTGAACGGTGAGCTGGACCATCTGCCGGAAGTCGCCTTCTATATGGTAGGCCCAATCGAGGAGGTCGTCGAGAAGGCCGAACGTTTGGCTAAGGAAGCTGCCTAA